TATATATAACCAAAACAAAAAGACTTAGTTCTGTATGATCCATAACCCAAGAAAAAGTGTAAGAAAAAACATCATTATTATCATGAAATATCAATCCTCAGGTATCAAAAGAGTGAGAATTTTTTACTCATTTCGTCAGAAAATAACACCCTCAAAAAATGTGCAAGTGGTGAACAAAGTAAATAAAGTCAGTAtttgtgattaattatattactGCCAAATTCCACTTCAATCAAGACGCATTATCCATGCGTTTAGTAGTTTTAGTACACTAGTAAAGTAATTCCAATAAGAGTAATTAAAACAAACTTTAATTGCTTCATTCAACGTGATCACTGATCAATGTGAGATATAATCAGAAAAATGTAAATAAGAAAAGACTTATCACCTGAATTCGAACATAATTACTGCTCCGGCACTGGCCGAAGGCCATCGCCACCGCGTGGTCGACGAGCTCCGCCGACCCCTCGCCGGAAATCCGAGCCAACGGCCGAGCCCAATCCTCCGCCGTCCATTTCCGAACCTGTTCATAATCGAAGGAGCTCTCCGTCAGCTGCCCTCCCGCGCCGAGTGAAAGTACCAAAATGTCCTCCACTCCTCGCACGAACGGAAACTCCTGCTTGTTATGCAGCACGTGCGTTATCGCTGCCGCCGTTGGATTGCTCATCGTCAGTCCACCGTCAACGCCAACGCATCGCGTCTTCCGGTCCACCGATTCCATGCGAACCGGGCTGAATAAACCCGGTTCAGCTGACGTGGCGAGGCACACCTCCCACAGATTAAAGTCGAAGCTATCCGACTCCAAAGCGGCAGCTCTCGAGAACAGAAACGGCGCCGTACTGGTCAAATCGTAGCAAGGGATTAAAACCGGTTTGAGCGTGTTCTTAAGCGTCAAACTCCGTCCCGTTTTTCTATCCTTGAACGCTTCCTTCATCGCTCTCTCCAGACCGGCGTTGGACGAACCGGCGGAGGCGCTTCGGCCCAAAACTCGCTTCAATAAACCGATTTTCCGGCGCCGAGGGCGGTGGAATTTGTTCCCCTCGGCGGCGAGGAACCTCCACGTGTCGTCGGCGCGGAAAATCGGGCGGCTCTGATCGTTCGCGGCGAAGAGCATCGCCGTGAATATCCCGCCCACGCCGGTGCCGGCGGCGACGTCGAAGTAATCGGCGATTCTAGCGTTCGGATCGCCGGATTTGCTCCTCAGCGCCGCCTCCAAATACGACAGCGCCTTGCCGAGAATGATGCCTCGcatgccgccgccgccgtcgacGCTCAGAATGCATATTTTCCCCCTCTGATTCATAATCGCGTGGATTTCCGCCTCGCCGACGGCGGCCATGGGGACGACGCCGTTTTTAGGCTCCGGAATCGGCTTCGGCAGCCAGAGCTTGGGATCGTCGTAGCCGAAGAGGAATTTGCTCTCCAAAATTGAGAAAATTTCGTAGCTCAATTTATCTGTATCGAATCTATCAGCA
This sequence is a window from Salvia splendens isolate huo1 chromosome 14, SspV2, whole genome shotgun sequence. Protein-coding genes within it:
- the LOC121765733 gene encoding patatin-like protein 6, which gives rise to MACVADHADRFDTDKLSYEIFSILESKFLFGYDDPKLWLPKPIPEPKNGVVPMAAVGEAEIHAIMNQRGKICILSVDGGGGMRGIILGKALSYLEAALRSKSGDPNARIADYFDVAAGTGVGGIFTAMLFAANDQSRPIFRADDTWRFLAAEGNKFHRPRRRKIGLLKRVLGRSASAGSSNAGLERAMKEAFKDRKTGRSLTLKNTLKPVLIPCYDLTSTAPFLFSRAAALESDSFDFNLWEVCLATSAEPGLFSPVRMESVDRKTRCVGVDGGLTMSNPTAAAITHVLHNKQEFPFVRGVEDILVLSLGAGGQLTESSFDYEQVRKWTAEDWARPLARISGEGSAELVDHAVAMAFGQCRSSNYVRIQANGLSFGRCGPHIDSDPSPSNIGLLTGIADETLKQKNVESVLFGGRRLGEQSNSEKLDWFAEQLVLEHQRRNCRIAPTVVLKQPISRPS